In Meiothermus sp. QL-1, one DNA window encodes the following:
- a CDS encoding HNH endonuclease yields MNLDAPRILVLNAGYEPLGLASVKRAVILVMNGTAEVVEESGEFLRTPSKPYPIPSVIRLKRLVRRPPGRLALNRRNILRRDAYTCQYCGKRGGELTVDHVLPKSRGGRSIWENLVTACRACNLKKKNRTPEEAGMRLVRRPMAPRHSLLLVADLPSLPEAWRPYLPEAELPR; encoded by the coding sequence GTGAACCTCGACGCCCCCCGTATCCTGGTGCTCAACGCCGGGTATGAGCCCCTGGGGCTGGCCAGCGTAAAGCGGGCGGTGATCCTGGTGATGAACGGCACCGCCGAGGTGGTGGAGGAAAGCGGCGAGTTTTTACGAACGCCGAGCAAGCCCTACCCCATCCCCAGCGTCATCCGGCTCAAACGCCTGGTTCGCCGCCCTCCGGGGCGGCTTGCCTTAAACCGCCGCAACATCCTGCGGCGCGACGCCTACACCTGCCAGTACTGTGGCAAGCGGGGGGGTGAGCTCACGGTGGACCACGTGCTGCCCAAAAGCCGGGGAGGGCGCAGCATCTGGGAAAACCTGGTCACCGCCTGCCGGGCCTGCAACCTCAAAAAGAAGAACCGCACCCCAGAGGAGGCCGGCATGCGCCTGGTCCGGCGCCCTATGGCCCCCCGGCACAGCCTGCTGCTGGTGGCCGACCTGCCCAGCCTGCCCGAGGCCTGGCGCCCCTACCTGCCGGAGGCAGAGCTTCCGCGCTAG
- the metF gene encoding methylenetetrahydrofolate reductase [NAD(P)H], with amino-acid sequence MRISEILRQNRPIFSFEFFPPKTPEGEALLFRTLHELKPLRPAFVSITYGAGGSERRKTALWAKRIQEEVGLTAMAHLTCVGHTREELKAILEEYRAAGIENVMALRGDPPRGAAVFQPVEGGFRYAAELVAFIRAEFGGAFDLAGGAYPEGHPEAVSLEADLHHLKAKVEAGLDFLVTQLFFNNALYFGFLERARRVGIGVPILPGLMPITDLAQIRRFMDLCGASIPGPLLSRLERARSPEEVLEIGVEHTTRQAQELLAAGVPGLHLYTLNKSPATRRVVENLQTVLR; translated from the coding sequence ATGAGGATTAGCGAGATTCTGAGGCAGAACCGGCCCATCTTTTCCTTCGAGTTCTTCCCGCCCAAGACCCCTGAGGGCGAGGCCCTTTTGTTCCGCACCCTGCACGAGCTGAAACCCCTGAGGCCGGCCTTCGTCTCCATCACCTACGGGGCCGGGGGGAGCGAGCGGCGCAAGACCGCTTTGTGGGCGAAGCGCATCCAGGAGGAGGTGGGCCTTACGGCCATGGCCCACCTGACCTGTGTGGGGCACACCCGCGAGGAGCTAAAGGCCATCCTGGAGGAGTACCGGGCCGCAGGCATCGAGAACGTCATGGCCCTGCGGGGCGACCCTCCTCGAGGAGCGGCGGTCTTCCAGCCGGTTGAGGGGGGATTCCGCTACGCCGCTGAGCTGGTGGCCTTCATCCGGGCGGAATTCGGCGGGGCCTTTGACCTGGCCGGGGGAGCCTACCCCGAGGGCCACCCCGAGGCGGTGAGCCTCGAGGCCGACCTGCACCACCTCAAGGCCAAGGTCGAGGCCGGGCTCGACTTCCTGGTGACCCAGCTCTTCTTCAACAACGCCCTCTACTTCGGCTTCCTCGAGCGGGCCCGCCGGGTAGGAATCGGGGTGCCCATCCTGCCGGGGCTGATGCCCATCACCGACCTGGCCCAGATTCGCCGCTTCATGGACCTGTGCGGGGCCAGCATCCCCGGTCCTCTGCTTTCCCGCCTGGAGCGGGCTCGAAGCCCGGAGGAGGTGCTGGAGATCGGGGTGGAGCACACCACCCGCCAGGCCCAGGAGCTGCTGGCGGCGGGGGTGCCGGGCCTGCACCTCTACACCCTCAACAAATCGCCCGCCACCCGCCGGGTGGTGGAGAACCTGCAGACCGTGCTGCGCTAG
- the hslO gene encoding Hsp33 family molecular chaperone HslO, translating to MGRLIRGLAAEGSLRVLAVETTDIVEEARLRHGLSPTATAALGRAMSGVLLLTFLLSKTPKERIGLQFLGDGPLGGPVVEAGPDGFVRGYVKNPAAHPPLRPDGKLDVGGAIGRGELKVDRVLANGELYQSSVELVSGEVAEDLVRYLWQSEQIPSALLLGVRVEAAGGVEVAGGMAIQVLPDCPEEVVGRLEQNLKGRALTPLLLERGLEGAVEALLEGLAYDPTDLRAVGYPGGYIPLAFRCRCSRERALAALVYFSPQEREAMIAEDGGAEVQCHWCGTKYQITPEEIRSLGGDGQVPQA from the coding sequence ATGGGTCGTTTGATTCGCGGGCTGGCAGCCGAGGGGAGTCTGCGGGTGCTGGCCGTAGAGACCACCGACATTGTGGAGGAAGCCCGGCTGCGCCACGGGCTTTCCCCTACCGCCACCGCGGCGTTGGGCCGCGCCATGAGCGGGGTGCTGCTTCTGACCTTCCTCCTCTCCAAGACCCCTAAGGAGCGGATAGGGCTGCAGTTTTTGGGCGATGGGCCCCTGGGGGGGCCGGTGGTGGAGGCTGGCCCCGACGGGTTTGTGCGGGGGTACGTGAAGAACCCGGCGGCCCACCCTCCCCTGCGCCCCGATGGCAAGCTGGATGTGGGTGGGGCGATCGGCAGGGGCGAGTTGAAGGTGGACCGGGTCCTGGCCAACGGGGAGCTGTACCAGTCCAGTGTGGAGCTGGTGAGCGGCGAGGTGGCCGAAGACCTGGTGCGCTACCTGTGGCAGTCGGAGCAGATCCCCTCAGCCCTGCTCCTGGGGGTGCGGGTGGAGGCCGCGGGGGGGGTGGAGGTGGCGGGGGGGATGGCCATCCAGGTCCTCCCGGATTGCCCGGAGGAGGTGGTCGGTCGGCTCGAGCAAAACCTGAAGGGCCGTGCCCTGACCCCCCTGCTTTTGGAGCGGGGGCTGGAGGGGGCGGTGGAGGCTTTGCTGGAGGGGCTGGCCTACGACCCCACCGACCTTCGGGCGGTGGGGTACCCAGGGGGCTACATTCCCCTGGCCTTCCGCTGCCGCTGCAGCCGCGAGCGGGCTTTGGCCGCTTTGGTCTACTTCTCGCCCCAGGAGCGCGAGGCCATGATCGCCGAGGACGGCGGGGCCGAGGTGCAGTGCCACTGGTGCGGAACCAAGTACCAGATCACCCCTGAGGAGATCCGCTCCTTAGGGGGGGACGGGCAGGTGCCCCAGGCCTAG